ACCGCACGGACGCGATGTTCACCTCGGTCGAGGGCGAGTGGGACGAGGTCATGGACGTGGTCAGGCGCGCGGTGGCCGCGGTCGAGGCGCGCGCCCCGCGCGTCTCCCTCGTCCTCAAGGCCGACATCAGGCCCGGTGTCACGGACGGCCTGACGAGCAAGGTCGAGACCGTGGAGCGTCATCTCTCCCCCTGAGGCCGCCTGACTCCAGACTGCTGCCCGGCTCGGACTCCTGACTGGCTCCTGACTGGCTTCTGGCTCCTGCCTGGCCCGTGCCTGGCCCGTGCCTGGCTCGGACTCCTGCCCGACGCCTGTCTGAATGCCGCGCGGCCTCCGCCCGGCCGGTCTCCGCGCCCCGGGGCGCCCGGGGTCCGGCCCGGGGGAGGACCGAAGTTCGAGACGGGGCTGACCAGCATATGACCAGTGGGTAAGGTCGGTGCCGTGCCGAAGCCGCTCAGCCTTCCCTTCGACCCCATCGCCCGAGCCGACGAGCTCTGGCAGCAGCGCTGGGGCCCCGTGCCCTCGATGGCCGCCATCACCTCGATCATGCGGGCGCACCAGATCCTGCTCGCCGAGGTGGACGCCGTGGTCAAGCCGTACGGGCTCACCTTCGCGCGGTACGAGGCGCTGGTGCTGCTCACCTTCTCCAAGGCCGGAGAACTGCCGATGTCCAAGATCGGCGAGCGGCTGATGGTCCACCCGACCTCCGTCACCAACACCGTGGACCGCCTGGTGCGGTCCGGCCTGGTCGCCAAGCGTCCCAACCCCAACGACGGCCGCGGCACGCTGGCCTCCATCACCGACAAGGGGCGCGAGGTCGTCGAGGCGGCCACCCGCGACCTGATGGAGATGGACTTCGGGCTCGGCGCCTACGACGCCGAGGAGTGCGCGGAGATCTTCGCGCTGCTGCGGCCGCTCAGGGTCGCCGCGCACGACTTCGACGAATGCTGACCAAGGCTGACCCGCTTCCGCGGAGGGGCGCGGGGGTCCGGTCGCCGGAGGGGCCGACCCGCCGGAAGATCGCCCAAAGCGGACCGTTACGCTCGGCGCCA
The Streptomyces tirandamycinicus DNA segment above includes these coding regions:
- a CDS encoding MTH1187 family thiamine-binding protein, producing the protein MIVAFSVTPLGVGEDVGEYVADAVRVVRESGLPNRTDAMFTSVEGEWDEVMDVVRRAVAAVEARAPRVSLVLKADIRPGVTDGLTSKVETVERHLSP
- a CDS encoding MarR family winged helix-turn-helix transcriptional regulator; the protein is MPKPLSLPFDPIARADELWQQRWGPVPSMAAITSIMRAHQILLAEVDAVVKPYGLTFARYEALVLLTFSKAGELPMSKIGERLMVHPTSVTNTVDRLVRSGLVAKRPNPNDGRGTLASITDKGREVVEAATRDLMEMDFGLGAYDAEECAEIFALLRPLRVAAHDFDEC